The following proteins come from a genomic window of Micromonas commoda chromosome 2, complete sequence:
- a CDS encoding predicted protein, giving the protein MAGQFAKPRSEDMETINGVSLPSYRGDNINSSEFTPEARRPDPERLLKAYDQSCSTLNLLRAFSNGGYASLQRVTKWNLDFMEDKERGAEYRALADKIDAALAFMAACGIDEDSPSMQSTDFFTAHEALHLGYEERLTRLDSTTEEYYGCSAHFLWCGERTRQPDGAHMEYFRGISNPIGIKISDKSDGESVVSLVKQLNPENVPGRITLISRMGAEKLREHLPRLIRAIEDAGLNVLWVTDPMHGNTVKTDSGFKTRPFERVRDEIMAFFEVHEQMGTHPGGVHLEMTGQDVTECTGGTAEVTIGDLELRYLTHCDPRLNASQALELAFLMSSKLAGIRERGNFGNIPAR; this is encoded by the coding sequence ATGGCCGGTCAGTTCGCCAAGCCCAGGTCCGAGGACATGGAGACGATCAACGGCGTCTCCCTCCCTTCCTACCGCGGCGACAACATCAACTCCTCCGAGTTTACCCCggaggcgcgtcgcccggaCCCCGAGCGCCTTCTCAAGGCGTACGACCAGTCCTGCTCCACCCtcaacctcctccgcgccttCTCCAACGGCGGTTACGCCTCCCTGCAGCGCGTCACCAAGTGGAACCTCGACTTTATGGAGGATAAGGAGAGGGGCGCCGAGTACCGGGCGCTGGCGGATAAGAttgacgccgcgctcgcgttcaTGGCGGCGTGCGGGATCGACGAGGACAGCCCTTCCATGCAGTCCACCGACTTTTTCACCGCGCACGAAGCCTTGCACCTCGGTTACGAGGAGAGGCTCACCAGGCTGGACTCCACCACCGAGGAGTACTACGGGTGCAGCGCGCACTTCCTCTGGTGCGGCGAGCGCACCAGGCAGCCGGACGGCGCGCACATGGAGTACTTCCGCGGCATCTCCAACCCCATCGGCATCAAGATCAGCGACAAATCCGACGGCGAGTCCGTCGTCTCGCTGGTCAAGCAGCTCAACCCCGAGAACGTGCCCGGTCGCATCACTCTCATCTCCCGCATGGGTGCCGAGAagctccgcgagcacctccccCGGCTCATTCGCGccatcgaggacgcgggtCTCAACGTGCTGTGGGTGACGGATCCGATGCACGGCAACACCGTCAAGACGGACAGCGGCTTCAAGACCCGTCCGTTCGAGAGAGTTCGCGACGAGATCATGGCGTTCTTCGAGGTGCACGAACAGATGGGAACCCACccgggcggcgtccacctggAGATGACAGGCCAGGACGTCACGGAGTGCACCGGAGGCACTGCGGAGGTGACCATCGGAGACCTGGAGCTGCGCTACCTGACCCACTGCGACCCGAGGCTGAACGCGTCGCAGGCGCTGGAACTGGCGTTCTTGATGTCCTCTAAGCTCGCGGgcatccgcgagcgcggaaaCTTCGGCAACATTCCGGCCCGCTGA
- a CDS encoding predicted protein → MLPEDVRGILTTHRNRDQLLEVVLDLGRRPEARFAGDLPNEFLRDEVISQADLDAAEASVGEFGGDNRAGIEGTLHRISAIRNRRGKIVGLTCRVGRAVTGHVEMIEDMLTGNESILFLGRPGVGKTTVIREIARVLSDELGKRVVIIDTSNEIGGDGDIPHRAIGSARRMQVPDPALQHQIMIEAVENHMPEVIIVDEIGTEEEAIACRTIAERGVQLVGTAHGQLLENLIKNPTLTDLVGGVQSVTLGDDEARARGCQKTIMERQAPPTFPILIEMHERSMWVAHNVEESVDEVLAGGRPMVQVRSRDQNTGQVRFNRTVYDMDVFLSQKNVAYTLGSMGGLMGATADLAEARSFGLAEEGMANNAVANGWSPSDYPGTNDSIDDPYAWANNLGMVPDKDALEAMGAHGYVGTGKYGNDKRGNGRQSKRGRQGPRAFR, encoded by the coding sequence ATGctccccgaggacgtcaGAGGCATTCTCACGACGCATCGCAACAGGgaccagctcctcgaggtcgtcctcgacctcggccGCAGGCCCGAGGCGAGGTTCGCCGGCGACCTTCCAAACGAAtttctccgcgacgaggtcaTCTCGCAGGCGGatctcgacgcggcggaggcgtccgtCGGGGAGTTCGGCGGGGACAACAGGGCGGGGATCGAGGGTACTCTGCACCGTATATCCGCCATCAGGAACAGGCGGGGCAAGATCGTGGGGCTCACCTGCAGGGTTGGCCGAGCGGTGACGGGCCACGTGGAGATGATTGAGGACATGCTGACGGGCAACGAGTCCATCCTGTTCCTCGGCAGGCCGGGCGTCGGCAAGACCACCGTGATCCGcgagatcgcgcgcgtcctctccgacgagctcggcaaGAGGGTGGTGATCATCGACACCAGCAACgagatcggcggcgacggagacaTTCCCCACCGCGCCATCGgcagcgcgcgtcgcatgCAGGTGCCCGACCCGGCGCTGCAGCACCAGATCATGATCGAGGCTGTGGAGAACCACATGCCCGAGGTGatcatcgtcgacgagatcggcacggaggaggaggccatcgcgTGCAGGACCATCGCGGAGCGCGGTGTCCAGCTCGTGGGCACCGCTCACGGTCAGCTCCTGGAGAATCTCATCAAGAACCCCACGCTGAcggacctcgtcggcggcgtgcagtCGGTGAcgctgggcgacgacgaggcgcgcgcgagggggtGCCAGAAGACCATCATGGAGCGCCAGGCGCCGCCCACGTTCCCCATCCTCATCGAGATGCACGAGCGTTCGATGTGGGTCGCTCACAACGTCGAGGagagcgtcgacgaggtgctcgcgggcggcagGCCGATGGTGCAGGTGCGCTCCAGGGACCAGAACACCGGCCAGGTTCGCTTCAACCGCACGGTGTACGACATGGACGTCTTCCTGTCCCAGAAGAACGTCGCCTACACCCTCGGGTCCATGGGCGGTCTCATGGGTGCCACCGCCGACCTGGCCGAGGCGAGGAGTTTCgggctcgcggaggagggcatGGCCAACAACGCCGTCGCCAATGGCTGGTCGCCGTCCGACTACCCGGGAACAAACGACTCCATCGACGACCCGTACGCGTGGGCGAATAACCTCGGTATGGTTCCGGATAAGGATGCGCTGGAGGCCATGGGGGCGCACGGGTACGTCGGAACCGGGAAGTACGGCAACGACAAGCGCGGCAACGGGAGGCAGTCGAAGAGGGGGCGCCAGGGGCCCAGGGCGTTCCGCTAA
- a CDS encoding predicted protein codes for MTGHVSFRGTGSTLGDNVGLVAALIAVVVAQVLKPFSEWAITGRFKASLMVGSGGFPSSHSSLVTALATGTACQAGLGDPAFATALVLALVVMYDAMGVRRQAGMHATAINNLVTAFPSDHNFRSRGHRGGEDAAAPLEAGLMGSTGGYAGGAADEADGLLGGRSGRSNEANAGDSIQDSLQRGFQDFLDQIQARPLREHIGHTPVQVLAGAILGVVVGATYAWALGDDVLAAV; via the exons ATGACGGGCCACGTTTCCTTCAGGGGTACTGGGTCCACATTGGGCGACAacgtcggcctcgtcgccgcgctcatcgcggtaGTGGTGGCGCAGGTGCTCAAGCCGTTCAGCGAGTGGGCCATTACGGGGCGATTCAAGGCTTCGCTCATGGTGGGAAGCGGCGGGTTCCCTTCTTCGCACTCGTCCCTGGTCACCGCGCTGGCCACGGGCACAGCGTGCCAGGCGGGACTCGGGGAccccgcgttcgcgacggcgctcgtgctcgcTCTCGTG GTGATGTACGACGCCATGGGGGTGCGAAGGCAGGCTGGTATGCACGCCACCGCCATCAACAACCTGGTCACGGCGTTCCCTTCGGACCATAACTTTCGGAGCCGggggcaccgcggcggcgaggacgcggcggcgccgctcgaggCCGGACTCATGGGAAGCACGGGGGGGTACGCCGGCGgagcggcggacgaggcggacgggCTGCTCGGGGGCAGGAGCGGTAGGAGCAACGAGGCGAACGCTGGCGATAGCATTCAGGACAGCCTCCAGAGGGGGTTCCAGGATTTCCTCGACCAGATCCAGGCGAGGCCGCTGCGCGAGCACATCGGTCACACCCCCGTGCAGGTGCTGGCGGGTGCGATACTCGGTGTTGTCGTTGGGGCGACGTACGCGTGGGCGCTCGgagacgacgtcctcgcagCCGTATGA
- a CDS encoding predicted protein, producing MAEEAAAEDQETRTKIAFNLGEALEDPSPLFDLARAVEQALFVRKGSDAKDPSYRSAARFLAANIRRNGPLRRRVLDGELSPEALCELSPDELATDEMKRKREKMEERSYKRRTRTTTDTLTDTTKYHCKDCDSNECAYADLKGHRDIRKNETWGSNESADDARVMVVCKQCGAEWNETVL from the coding sequence atggcggaggaagcggccgccgaggaccaGGAGACGCGGACGAAGATCGCTTTtaacctcggcgaggcgctcgaggacccATCGCCCCTGTTCGACCTggcccgcgcggtcgagcaGGCGCTCTTCGTCAGGAAAgggagcgacgcgaaggatCCGTCCTACAGGAGTGCGGCACGATTTCTCGCGGCGAACATTAGGCGAAACGGACCCTTGCGAAGGAGGGTGTTGGACGGTGAGCTGAGCCCGGAGGCGCTGTGCGAGCTGTCgccggacgagctcgcgaccGATGAGATGAAGCGGAAGCGGGAGAAGATGGAGGAGCGGTCGTACAAGCGGCGCACGAGGACCACCACCGACACCCTCACGGACACGACGAAATACCACTGCAAGGACTGCGACTCGAACGAATGCGCGTACGCGGACCTTAAGGGGCACAGGGACATACGCAAGAACGAGACGTGGGGTTCGAACGAAAGCGCGGACGATGCGAGGGTGATGGTGGTGTGCAAACAATGCGGCGCGGAGTGGAACGAGACCGTGCTGTAG
- a CDS encoding predicted protein, with the protein MAALVESLAGRCAYVAARAKLPVAAKAAPVTSRRNPMVPAAVSSRLRALRHSSASRGSRTTTKASTDDLIYRVMSANQEVSVITVVGTKVVAEAVNRHKTAPTATAALGRSMLSAILLGTFKGDDETTQVTFKGDGPIGQIIAISDNTGQVKGLVSNPNADPPLRPDGKLNVGAAVGRGFLTVARAHPQWKAPFTGTVEITTGEIAEDIAVYLQDSEQVNSAVAVGVSLDRELNIRSAGGYMVQVLPFASDETIEALERSISSLPSTTDMIADGLSAREMAEKVLGDLGSLPEIATESTPSYGPCCRDDLRGRMMRALASMGRKEVDSIIEEQGQVEMTCEFCKESIVFKEDELATASKEL; encoded by the coding sequence ATGGCTGCCCTCGTCGAGTCCCTCGCTGGGCGATGTGCGTATGTCGCCGCCAGAGCCAagctccccgtcgccgcaaAGGCAGCGCCGGTCACCTCCCGTCGCAATCCGATGGTGCCGGCGGCTGTGAGCAGCCGACTTCGTGCGCTGCGCCACTCCTCCGCCTCTCGCGGCTCCAGGACGACCACCAAGGCGAGCACGGACGATTTGATCTACCGCGTGATGTCCGCCAACCAGGAGGTGAGCGTCAtcaccgtcgtcggcaccAAGGTGGTGGCCGAGGCTGTGAACCGCCACAAgacggcgcccaccgcgaccgccgcgctcggccgcAGCATGCTCAGCGCCATCCTCCTCGGCACCTTCAAGGGTGACGACGAGACGACGCAGGTGACGTTCAAGGGCGACGGGCCCATCGGGCAGATCATCGCCATCTCCGACAACACGGGTCAGGTGAAGGGCCTGGTGTCCAACCCCAacgcggacccgccgctGCGGCCGGATGGCAAGCTCAACGTGGGCGCAGCCGTCGGTCGCGGCTTCCTCACCGTGGCCAGGGCCCACCCCCAGTGGAAGGCGCCGTTCACGGGCACGGTCGAGATCACCACCGGGGAGATCGCGGAGGACATCGCCGTCTACCTGCAAGACTCCGAGCAGGTTaacagcgccgtcgccgtgggcgtCAGCCTCGATCGCGAGCTCAACATCCGGTCCGCGGGCGGGTACATGGTCCAGGTGCTTCCCTTCGCGTCGGACGAGACcatcgaggcgctggagcggTCCATCTCCTCGTTGCCGTCCACCACGGACATGATCGCGGACGGTCTCAGCGCCAGGGAGATGGCGGAGAAGGTGTTGGGAGACCTCGGGTCGCTTCCGGAGATTGCGACGGAGTCCACGCCGTCCTACGGGCCGTGCTGCCGCGACGACCTCCGCGGGCGGATGATGCGCGCACTGGCATCGATGGGACGAAAAGAGGTGGACTCCATCATCGAGGAGCAGGGACAGGTGGAGATGACGTGCGAGTTCTGCAAGGAGAGCATCGTGTTCAAGGAAGATgagctggcgacggcgagcaaGGAGCTCTGA
- a CDS encoding hypothetical protein (candidate arabinosyltransferase; expressed; hypothetical protein), which produces MALSPLHTPLKGSRANARGSSGGADSRILTALFLGVAAGALASTVTEWARPAPSPAIGNFGTQAAGCPECPKCDGPEPIEASSGHPPAKLSKYAQLRDSEHASDGASSSRALSVGGVTNDRLMPGEWWTPKTAPAATGAEKGDETLKAILEEIAPDGEVLAAVSNKALINEKGDYGMLRTWLDGVQRSKVKNYLVICLDETVAGTMKKLGVPYWHRERKALADGDETNHGISAQKFHILREFLVLGYSVLLSDVDIVTLDNPFDHLYRDSDVEGLSDGYDERTAYGWNDGIDDPKMGWARYAQTMRVFAMNSGLFYLKPSDRTVQFMDGITARLERAKEWDQAVYNEEMFFPSHGDHVNPGVTTRVMEIDVFMNSKTLFVAARHDKKRMRNLKPAMVHVNYHPDKWERMKAIWAYFVDGKKKALDAFPDGSCKNAPDCR; this is translated from the coding sequence ATGGCGCTGAGCCCCCTGCACACGCCCCTGAAGGGTTCTCGCGCCAACGCGCGGGGATCTTCGGGTGGTGCGGACTCAAGGATCCTGACCGCTCTCTTCctcggggtcgccgcgggagctcTCGCTTCCACGGTCACGGAGTgggcgcgacccgcgccctcccccgCGATCGGGAATTTCGGCACCCAGGCCGCGGGCTGCCCCGAGTGCCCCAAGTGCGATGGACCCGAGCCCATCGAAGCGTCGAGCGGACATCCGCCCGCGAAACTATCCAAGTACGCCCAGCTCAGAGACTCAGAGCACgccagcgacggcgcgtcctcTTCGAGGGCGCTCAGCGTGGGAGGCGTCACCAACGACAGATTGATGCCCGGCGAGTGGTGGACTCCCAAGActgctcccgcggcgacgggcgcggagaaAGGCGACGAGACCCTTAAGGCGATcctcgaggagatcgcccCTGATGGCGAGGTCCTCGCTGCGGTGTCAAACAAAGCCCTCATCAACGAAAAAGGGGACTACGGGATGCTCAGGACCtggctcgacggcgtgcaGCGATCCAAGGTGAAGAACTACCTGGTGATATGCCTCGACGAGACGGTCGCGGGGACGATGAAAAAGCTCGGGGTGCCGTACTGGCACAGGGAGAGAAAAGCACTggcggacggggacgagacgAACCACGGCATATCCGCGCAAAAGTTCCACATCCTCCGCGAGTTTCTCGTGCTCGGGTACTCCGTGCTCCTGTCCGACGTGGACATCGTGACGCTGGACAACCCGTTTGATCACCTCTACCGGGACAGCGACGTGGAGGGACTGAGCGACGGGTACGACGAGCGCACCGCGTACGGTTGGAacgacggcatcgacgacCCGAAGATGGGCTGGGCCAGGTACGCGCAGACCATGCGGGTCTTTGCCATGAACTCTGGTTTGTTTTATTTGAAGCCGAGCGACAGGACGGTGCAGTTCATGGACGGGATCACCGCGCGACTGGAGCGAGCTAAGGAGTGGGACCAGGCGGTGTACAACGAGGAGATGTTCTTTCCCTCGCACGGCGATCACGTGAACCCCGGAgtgacgacgcgcgtgaTGGAAATCGACGTCTTCATGAACAGCAAGACGCTCTTTGTCGCGGCCAGGCACGATAAAAAACGCATGCGGAACCTCAAGCCAGCGATGGTTCACGTGAACTACCATCCGGACAAGTGGGAACGAATGAAGGCGATATGGGCGTACTTCGTGGAcggcaagaagaaggcgcTTGATGCGTTTCCCGACGGGTCGTGCAAGAACGCTCCGGACTGCAGATAG
- a CDS encoding predicted protein codes for MSSAMLNARAWALARPPGKSGHRCDAKASSRQGWSLVTRGDRERSRVGILTSVRLGLVRPVLTEAKSNSEAGVVSADGGKKSIKKKERKPTGELLSGLWQELRVATKPLKEDDLPEAIDLLATLDAARARPRPGEQWDDARWREQELAAEKVGEKVSAYWGKKWDNLVDSDAVKDAAPLVTGAVNVAIAGVLLRLALPRIAALQAVGGFDELAEFFNLPPRAELSGYLDQLQGLNVGLVFAVYFALFAAEKLTMTDEFLPIGFILPVVSPAVFGGVLGGTILTSLASTMAASLNFWLGRTVLREKALGLKWKDNPTVGESKWFQALSRRFDSTQFPESEWPLTEGFKSALLLRLCPILPIPLSGNWYVCGMTPLKFPEFFAAHFIGSSKTAFVDAYLGSLLLQAAFESDAMREQAQTVLVFETVALVLISVGVTTYATDLFTQILEEEGIDASDMMMSLDENETEKKAKMERREEQDEAADHVSNGPSGSGVSRCAR; via the exons ATGTCGAGCGCGATGCTCAACGCGCGGGCATGGGCATTGGCGCGGCCTCCGGGAAAATCAGGGCACCGCTGCGACGCGAAGGCTTCCTCTCGCCAGGGATGGTCCTTAGTGACCCGAGGTGATCGAGAGCGATCGCGCGTCGGTATCCTCACCTCGGTGCGACTCGGGCTCGTGCGACCGGTTCTCACCGAGGCGAAATCCAACTCTGAGGCCGGCGTCGTGTCGGCCGACGGCGGCAAGAAATCCatcaagaagaaggagaggaAGCCAACTGGTGAGCTCCTGTCGGGATTGTGGCAAGAGCTCAGGGTCGCCACGAAGCCCCTGAAGGAGGACGACCTTCCCGAGGCGATCGATCTTCTCGCCaccctggacgccgcgagggccagGCCGCGGCCCGGGGAGCagtgggacgacgcgaggtggcgggaacaggagctcgcggcggagaaggtcGGCGAGAAGGTGTCCGCGTACTGGGGTAAGAAGTGGGATAACCTGGTCGAcagcgacgcggtgaaggacgcggcgccgctggtGACCGGTGCGGTCAAtgtcgccatcgcgggcgtgCTCTTGCGTCTGGCGCTGCCGCGAATCGCCGCACTTCAGGCGGTAGGTGgcttcgacgagctcgcagAGTTTTTCAAcctgccgccgcgagctgagCTCAGCGGCTACCTCGACCAACTCCAGGGACTCAACGTCGGGTTGGTGTTCGCGGTGTACTTCGCActgttcgcggcggagaagttGACGATGACGGACGAGTTCCTACCCATCGGGTTCATCCTGCCCGTGGTATCGCCGGCGGTGTTTGGCGGTGTGTTAGGGGGCACGATCCTAACTTCGCTCGCGTCCACTATGGCGGCGAGCCTAAACTTTTGGCTGGGCAGGACGGTGCTCAGGGAGAAGGCCCTCGGGCTCAAATGGAAGGACAACCCGACGGTGGGTGAGAGCAAATGGTTCCAGGCGCTGAGCCGCAGGTTCGACTCGACGCAGTTTCCAGAGTCGGAGTGGCCCCTGACGGAGGGGTTCAAGTCTGCGTTGCTGCTGCGGCTGTGCCCAATCTTGCCCATCCCCTTATCCGGTAACTGGTACGTGTGTGGCATGACCCCGCTCAAGTTTCCCGAGTTTTTCGCGGCTCACTTCATAGGCTCGTCCAAGACGGCGTTCGTGGACGCGTACCTGGGGTCACTGCTGCTGCAGGCGGCGTTTGAGAGTGACGCCATGAGGGAACAGGCGCAGACCGTGTTGGTGTTTGAGACTGTGGCGCTGGTGCTAATCAGCGTCGGAGTGACAACCTACGCCACTGATCTGTTCACGCAGATcttggaggaggaggggatCGACGCCTCGGATATGATGATGTCCTTGGATGAGAACGAGACGGAAAAGAAGGCAAAGATGGAGAGGAGGGAAGAGCAGGACGAGGCGGCT GATCATGTCAGCAATGGACCGAGCGGCAGCGGCGTCTCTCGCTGCGCTCGATGA
- a CDS encoding predicted protein produces MAPISHFRVIVSSLEMLYSVAPRAGVRARGVLPAAIRRGGAARPNTHAPRETDERLRFNPKGLPHPLRSGLGFGSNRRGMSNGAIFGPGTPVKEEETGDEERAEPDKAEKNDGSSPRRRPFFRRDARNGDADDVTPVADAEAQKLGSILSTRINPNTGDAETFSVFRGARDGEDPDRGGDIMGFDDLRASAIDARDAVRDGLMGAKDGLTGAAEDFAERVAAKVRKFKSKSRALTHPPLPVVETFEELLRFARIAVLNGEEPETIREFFATTREEVTVMDLDRVQQRVFVATNHTTKTHIISFRGTRNLTNVVQNIRLSSNPVTASGRLAMVGRSLSGSFSFLRGAGAKDSNDSSGSGSFDEDDECANIDFEADPSEFARRGCTDHLPMHRGYRVVAKECVDTIAPHIVPGYTIQLTGHSLGGAVAVAVGLLYKTAGIEVGKVVTFGAPKLGPRETREAAAQLNVLRVVQKDDIIPLLPMSRPFVRKPYVHLGEGIMLDNDVPGKYAPLTREWGNAGILWRQRAHLRYAAGGEENSPPTEPEDDDDYRPAVDATMDAADTSPARRARWWQARRRLANLRTALREAIDRRREKAAALAPAPSAYAAMSSPSGALALSATSLAAPTTPDTEWAAEVAEWAHVPATAADASAAAEEIAPFDDVEGELFVRLAETEGGANAAAVAAASEWERASASMSDDEAEISRIGASKGESSAESAAESAEKAVAHHREGPTIFQRLWQLRGMSAEERKDRLECHRMRRYVQALEAAMEAGPVQTSLAGVYTGSDEDDVGLDMEEEDDDATSLGSVASWVNWTR; encoded by the exons ATGGCGCCCATTTCCCATTTCCGTGTCATCGTGTCG AGCCTCGAGATGCTCTActccgtcgcgcctcgcgcgggagtccgtgcgcgcggcgtgctccCCGCAGCcattcgccgcgggggagccgCGCGGCCAAACACGCACGCGCCCAGGGAGACCGATGAAAGGCTCAGATTCAACCCCAAGGGGCTTCCGCACCCGCTGCGGTCGGGGCTCGGGTTCGGCTCGAACAGGCGCGGGATGTCCAACGGCGCCATATTCGGCCCCGGGACGCCggtcaaggaggaggagacgggAGACGAGGAACGGGCGGAACCCGAcaaggcggagaagaacgatggctcatcgccgaggcgccGTCCGTTTTTCAGAAGAGACGCGAGGAACggagacgcggacgacgttacgcccgtcgccgacgccgaggcacAAAAACTGGGGTCCATCCTCTCCACCCGCATCAACCCCaacaccggcgacgcggagaccTTCTCCGTTTTTCGCGGTGCGCGGGATGGGGAGGATCcggatcgaggaggagacaTCATGGGATTTGACGATTTGCGTGCCTCGGCGATtgacgcgagggacgcggtgcgcgacGGCTTGATGGGCGCCAAAGACGGCTtgacgggcgccgccgaggattTCGCCGAGagggtcgccgcgaaggtgaGGAAGTTCAAGAGCAAGTCACGGGCGCTGACGCACCCGCCTCTGCCCGTCGTGGAGAcgttcgaggagctcctgaGGTTTGCCCGCATCGCGGTTCTCAACGGAGAGGAGCCAGAGACGATTCGCGAGTTtttcgcgacgacgcgcgaggaggtgacGGTGATGGACCTTGACCGCGTGCAGCAGCGGGTGTTCGTGGCCACCAACCACACCACGAAGACGCACATCATCTCGTTCAGGGGAACCAGGAACCTCACGAACGTGGTCCAAAACATCCGACTGAGCTCGAACCCGGTGACAGCCTCTGGTCGACTCGCCATGGTTGGCCGGTCCCTATCCGGATCCTTCTCGTTCCTTCGAGGTGCGGGCGCCAAGGACTCGAACGACAGCAGCGGAAGCGGAAGCttcgatgaggacgacgagtgCGCCAACATCGACTTCGAGGCTGATCCCAGCGAGTTTGCGCGCAGGGGATGCACGGACCACCTCCCCATGCACCGCGGCTACAGGGTCGTCGCCAAGGAATGCGTCGACACCATCGCCCCGCACATCGTGCCTGGCTACACCATCCAGCTCACCGGCCactccctcggcggcgccgtcgccgtcgccgtcgggctcCTGTACAAGACTGCCGGGATCGAGGTCGGCAAGGTTGTCACGTTCGGCGCCCCCAAGCTCGGGCCGCGGGagacgagggaggcggcggcgcagctcaACGTCCTGCGCGTGGTCCAGAAGGACGACATCATCCCCTTGCTCCCCATGTCACGACCGTTCGTGCGTAAGCCGtacgtccacctcggcgaggggaTCATGCTCGACAACGACGTCCCGGGTAAGTACGCGCCCCTCACCAGAGAGTGGGGCAACGCGGGTATCCTCTGGAGGCAGCGAGCGCACCTTCGatacgccgcgggcggcgaggagaaTTCCCCCCCGACGGAacccgaagacgacgacgattacCGGccggccgtcgacgccacgatggacgcggcggataCATCGCCGGcacggcgcgcgaggtggtggCAGGCGCGAAGGCGACTCGCCAACCTGCGAACGGCGCTCCGCGAGGCTatcgaccgccgccgtgaaaaggcagccgcgctcgcgccggccccttccgcgtacgccgcgatgTCGTCCCCATCCGGGgccctcgcgctctccgcgacgagcctcgccgcgcccaccacGCCGGACACGGAgtgggcggcggaggttgccgAGTGGGCGCACGTcccggccaccgccgccgacgcgagcgcggcggctgaggaAATTGCCCCGtttgacgacgtcgagggcgaaCTCTTCGTCCGAttggcggagacggaggggggcgcgaacgcggcggctgtcgcggcggcgagcgagtgggagcgcgcgtccgcgtccatgtccgacgacgaggcggagatTTCCCGAATCGGAGCCTCGAAGGGGGAGTCATCCGccgagtccgccgccgagtccgccgagaaggctgtCGCGCATCACCGCGAGGGACCGACCATCTTCCAGCGATTGTGGCAGCTCAGGGGCatgagcgcggaggagcgcaaAGACCGGCTGGAGTGCCACAGGATGAGGCGGTACGTTCAAGCGCTCGaggccgcgatggaggctgGGCCCGTGCAGACTTCGTTGGCGGGGGTTTACACCGgaagcgacgaggacgacgtgggCCTGGACAtggaggaggaagacgacgacgccacctcGTTGGGGTCCGTCGCCTCCTGGGTCAACTGGACCCGATGA
- a CDS encoding predicted protein, which yields MSRMILLRMRLRRCLRLGESSSTAASASIPPSRPGVDGPPTPATSSFVAVDASLFSEFVRPLRAAGRRGEKNSSHESSSSSAMDGDVCTPLLGERTARLAVCTDLDGDEIGPRFECVGDRAADVGDAMPYALALRAACSRRYSSTTSSARDLPRALRRWRRSSSSSSLRSSAIMSARVLWSTARRICDARSCSDASLSRLRRVSSRDQSSRRRTSLASAIAAAPSAPAPPSTPRTSSSMALRMASAALDALDACANCLRSAAIASSDLSRSSFAW from the coding sequence atgtCGCGGATGATCCTCCTGCGAATGCGGCTCAGGCGGTGCTTGCGCCTGGGCGAGTCCTCGTcaaccgccgcctccgcctccatccccccgtcgcgcccgggcgtcgacggcccgcccaccccggcgacgtcgtcgttcgtcgccgtcgacgcctcgCTGTTCTCCGAGTTCGTCCGCcctcttcgcgccgcgggtcggcgcggcgagaagaACTCGTCCCACGAGTCATCCTCATCGTCCGCaatggacggcgacgtctgCACCCCCTTGCTCGGGGAGAGgaccgcgcgtctcgccgtctGCACGGActtggacggcgacgaaatCGGACCGCGGTTTGAGTGTGTCGGGGATcgggcggcggacgtcggcgacgcgatgccgtacgccctcgcccttcgAGCCGCCTGCTCGCGGAGGtactcctcgacgacgtcctcggctcGCGACCTGCCGAGAGCCCTGCGTCGctggcgtcgctcgtcgtcctcgtcgtcgctgcgctcgtcggcgatcaTGTCCGCGAGGGTGTTGtggagcaccgcgcggcgcatctgcgacgcgcgctcctgctccgacgcgagcctcTCGCGCCTGCGTCGCGTCTCGTCCAGGGACCAGTCCAGCCGGCGCCGCacctccttggcctcggcgatcgcggcggcgccgtccgcgccggcgccgccctcgacgccgcgcacgtcctcgtcgatggcgttgaggatggcgtccgccgcgttggacgcgttggacgcgtgcgcgaaCTGcctgcgctcggcggcgatcgcgagctCCGACCTGTCGCGCTCGAGTTTCGCGTGGTAG